ATGAGGAATGTCATCATTGTAGAATATATACATGAATTTAAGGTATTTAATTTTATCAAAAGCAATAATCCTATCCTTTGTTTATCTGTATACAGAATACGGGTTAAATCTTAAACCACCCCAAAAAAAGTAAGAAGTAAGTGTGAAGAATGATTAATAACATGATAAGAGCTATACTCCAAAAAAGATCGATAAATAATTGAAATGGAGCAAGATAAATTAATTTTTCAAACATTCAGCAAAAAAATATATTAGAATTAAATTTTTATGGGATGTAACGGATAAGACAATTGACAATCTAGAATCTAGTTTTCAAGATTTGTTTTCCCAGTCGGAAGACTATGAATTGAAAACATTTGAAAGACAGTCCTTTGAAGAACAGAATACTAAAACGATATTAGTGAAAATACCTGCGACTATTCAAAAAATTAATCATAAGCTATCCTTCTACAGAGCAGTGTTACAAGAAGAACTAGATAGTGAAAATCTAAAGAGGGTCGGGACTATTCGCTATTACGTGGATATAAATCGTATTTTCTATATACAACTTATCTTTGAAATGAGTTAAAGACTTTGTACCAAAAGAATTTAAAAGAAGAATTTTGATGAGACAATATGTAGAGGATGCTTTTACAGATAAAATTTTTTCAGGAAATTCTGCTGCTATATGCATATTAGATACTTGGATTGAGAAACTTTAATGTTGAAAATTGGAAAAGAAAATAATTTGTCTGAAACTGTTTTTTCAGTAAAAAAAGGTTTTTGAAGAAGGAGCGTAATCAGTATTTTAAAAGAGGATGTTTGATAAATTAATCTTAATTTAATGAAAAGGAAAAGTGACTATGTCAAACGGAAGAAAAAAGAAACTACCTGCAATGAGCTAGTCGTTGTTAGGGCAACAAATGCGATGAGATTTTCAGAGATTCCAGCTTTTTTGGGAGCGCTATTGAAAGCTGAATACTTATTCCATGCTATTTTCTATGGATGAAATAGACTTAATTGCCTCTTGTTTAAAAGCAAATCCTTGAGGATCAGTTTGTATTTTCAATTTAGAAGCAAAGCATGTGTTCCTATTTAAAGAAATATTCACTCAAGTTAAAGGGACTAAATTACAAACAAAAGATTATTATGTACAGTATGAAGAAATGAGACAAAAAAATAATTCAATACTGTTTGAATTTAAGCGGTTAACAAAAAAAGAACTAACGATTTACTAATTTGCTTCTCAAAAGAAAAGTTCTGTCTAAAGAGCTTTTCTTTTTATTTGCTGGCGATACTAAAAAATTAATTTTGGGGTGTGTTTCTTGGGAGAATTAAAGATGATTGTTTATTAACTGACAAATTAAACACTCTATATGAGAATGCTAAAATCAAACTATACTGCCACTACAGCTTAAAAAAATGAATATATTTTTATTATATACAGAAAAAATTAAGACAAATTCTTCCCTTTCTCAATTTTTCTCTGGTGCAAGAAAGAGATAAGTTATTTAAGTTTACTTAAATGAATAATTAAAAATCAGTTGAATCTATCAATCAAAGTTTTTTAATCTATTGATCCAATTTATTAAAAATACAATACTTATTATTTGCTAATGATTTCAATTTGAATTAAATTAAACATAATAAGTAATTTTGATTGTTAAGTTTAAAATGTTTCACAGTCAGTTTAGAATAATATAATTTAAGGAGGCAGTCATGAGAAAATTTACTCATTCTATAATTGCATTAGTAGGGACAGTGATTTTATTATTAGTAGCAATAATACCTAGTTCACTTATAATTGTGGGAAATCGAAGTCAATATGAAGTCAATGCAGAAAGTTCCGTGAGCACAGTTGATTTAGCCAATATTAACATTTTAAAAGAGACGCAACTTTTTTCTAAAAATGGCACATCTGTGAGTGATGGTGTTAAATTGGAAAAAAAAGAAGATTCTACATATGATTTGGATTTACTGTTTAAAGGAACTGCAGTAGCAGATGTTGGGTTGGTGTCACCTAAAATAATTGTTTTTACCATACCAGAAGAACTGAAAAGCAAGATTGTTGGACCGATCAAGATCAACATCAATGCTAAATTAATGCCAATCGTGCCTGGTGATGTTCCAGGTGTGAAAGACTTGGTTTTAAATGTTGGAGGGTTAGTTACTAAATTACTTGGATTGGCAAAACCTTTAGGCTTACAACTAGATTCATTAGAAAAAGCATTTGAAGGACTTAATTCTCTTCAAGATTTAGGGAGTTATCATGCTACTGTTGAAGGGAAATTATCACCAGATGGTAATTATGTTATGGTAGATTTTACAGATGGACTAGGAGAATATGTTCGTGCAGCATATGCCAATTTATTTAATCCGTTGAAGGAGGCTGTGGATGGATTAAAATTTACTGGACTACTAGCTATTTTAAATCCAACTCTTGATTTGTTAAAACCTGCTGTTAATGATTTGTTAGAGCTTGTTGGAAAAATTGCTGATGGTACATCAGATGTATTAACAAATGCGTTGCAAGCCAATGTACTTGGAAATGTTGATGTTGATTTTTCTACAACAGTCTTTGATGTAACCGCTGAAAAAGCGCAAGTAACAGTAATGGCAGTCAATGATCCAGTGATTGATTTAGAATTATTAAATACAATTTATGCGAATGGAGATTCTATCAATCTTTATTTTGACAAAGCGGTAGAAAATCCGTTGGCGAATTACCCAGTTATAAGCCCGATTGTTGAAGATATCATAGAAGGTATGACAGACGTTAAAGGGCGTGTGGCTCTTTCACAACCTATACCAGAAGGAACAACATTCAATGCCAAGGTTGAATTACCAGATGGAAGTATACTAACGAATAATATTAATGAGGATGGT
The DNA window shown above is from Enterococcus sp. 12C11_DIV0727 and carries:
- a CDS encoding adhesive domain-containing protein codes for the protein MRKFTHSIIALVGTVILLLVAIIPSSLIIVGNRSQYEVNAESSVSTVDLANINILKETQLFSKNGTSVSDGVKLEKKEDSTYDLDLLFKGTAVADVGLVSPKIIVFTIPEELKSKIVGPIKININAKLMPIVPGDVPGVKDLVLNVGGLVTKLLGLAKPLGLQLDSLEKAFEGLNSLQDLGSYHATVEGKLSPDGNYVMVDFTDGLGEYVRAAYANLFNPLKEAVDGLKFTGLLAILNPTLDLLKPAVNDLLELVGKIADGTSDVLTNALQANVLGNVDVDFSTTVFDVTAEKAQVTVMAVNDPVIDLELLNTIYANGDSINLYFDKAVENPLANYPVISPIVEDIIEGMTDVKGRVALSQPIPEGTTFNAKVELPDGSILTNNINEDGSFAVPFGKYQPQGNDQLKIVIESQVGSYSKVSEPTIKQVIADPFLKYPIAKPIVEDILEEATSLKGSVTLTEPLPDGVTFKVKVQLPDGAYLTGTISQSGTFVILFDKYQPIGNDQLKITIEASDGKRTKSSEPEIKQVVVNPLNNYQVPKPQFETVNEGSKAITGTIPLVNVPVGTNLFMQVRFPDGSVRKVALEKDGTFSIPIVDKNLKEGNPLRLVTIAEHTQSLKGKESDNVVFAVGRIPSLEGYIVPTPVVSPIFVGDTMIKGSVKITSPPEGTQFKVRVRFPGSIYEETLVNADGTFSLDISGRQLAAGTSITLNTAATLGTEAAASGRVIVSVGAK